The DNA window ACCATTCTACCCATTTTAAATCTAAAATCTTGTAATTATTCCACTGTTTAGGGGtatatttgttgttcttgttgtttagtcatttagtcttattgtttagtcatgtctgactcttcatgaccccatggaccagagcataccaggccctcctgtcttctactgcctccccaAGTTTGGTCAAAtgtatgttggtagcttcgataacactgtccaaccatttcgtcctctgtcattcccttctctaGAGACAGATGGAAGACCATAACTCCCACACAAGCTTACCATTAATCAAAGACTCATCAGGATAGATGAACTGGGCTGGCCTGATGTGATGATGGCGTTTTAGCATTACCAAGGGTTTGAAGCCAATCAGATATAAGCCTGGAGAATCAAATCTCTTCACTTCTTCTGTCTCCTCTTTCTCCAGCACAATCTGACGGTTCCCATAGACCTGAAAAATGGGTGGGGAGGACAGTAGTTACAATAAGTACATCAATGACAGCCACAGTtataacagaagaaaaatataggACAAGTGCTAATGGAACCACAGCACTGCCTGCAAGAACTAGCATGCCAGatgttttcattgcaaaaagtcaGGAGCTTCAAAGAACGACCACCAGCCTCTGGTTATACTTCTTTTATCATGAGCAATCTCCCATCCAGTATCTATTAATTAAATCTACCCACCATTAATAAACTCTGAACATCTTGCTAAATTAATCACTAAGCTGCTGTAGTGAGACAATTACCTTCACGAGCACTATGAAGGACAAAATTTACTGTATAAAACTAAATACAGCTCTAAAAAAATACAATCACTGACTTATTGccaacacccagaatcccataTTGTGTATGTACTTAAGAACAACTGACAACACAGGTGAGGAAACAAAAATTGTAAATTCAGCAAATAACTGAGCTACAGTAGTTGCAAAAGTATTTCCTCTGACTTGCAACAGCAAAATGAGtagcaaaacaaaatgtcttgatAAATAGGCTTGACCCATACAGCCTTGATCTGCAGAAAAATTACTAATTTCCAGCAAATGCCATCCTCTTCCATGCTTATTGTGCTGTAGCTGCCATActtgctacagtggaccctctacttacggaattaatccgtattagaacggtggctgcaagtcgaaaagtctgtaggtcgaatctccattgacctacaatgcattgaaaaccgatcaatcccataactggcagtttttattctatttttgttccattttggtttttttctggtctgtaagtagattctccggctgcaagtcgaatctaaattttgcggccagagaagtctgtaactcgaaaagtctgcaagttgagccgtctgtaagttgagggtccactgtactttgattcACACCAGAACAGGTGAAGAAGGCAGCCGCCAAAATGTTGTCTTTAACACTTTATAACAGCTAGATGCTGCAGGTGCTTCTGTGTCCTTCACTCCGGGATGGGAATATTCATCCCTTGGCCAAACTTGGCAACAGATCATAAATGTACAATTGCCAACACCTTTGTGTCCCACAGCAGATTCCAGAATGATCTCAAATTGGAAAGCCTCAGGCTAAGAACATGCCAGCAGAATTGTTTCAGTAAAGGAGTCTTATTCTGCCTATACACTACCtccattattaattaattaacaccAGGACTGCTGCAGTCTGAACCAAATGtagtttccaaatacagtggtgccccgcttttgcgatcgcaaaaaaatcgtcactatgcggattcgttgttaaacgaagcacttgttatgcggggcaccactgtatctatgaaAAACATTTATGTTTACCATACCACCTTAAGTATTCATACCTGAAACTCATAATTGGTATTATCATAAAAGGTCCCTCAGATATTTAAATGGACATGCATGTTCTCTGATATGAGAACGGaaagatgaatcaacaaattaccTGAGCTCTCTTTGTATCACTAGGAAGAAGCAAGCTACCTGTCTCTCGGTTAAAGGTTCGTGTCTTTGTTTTCACAGGCTCATTTGTTTCTCTATAAAGTTTCACTGGGGGCTGTTTGAAAGCCCTTTGGACTAAGTTGAAAATGCCAACAGTAAAAGCCACATCTTTTCCCAGGTAGAAGTTCAACCTGTGCAGAACCATCAAACAAAGCTTTCAGTCTTCTACACTTTTTAGTGCACTTCAATTTCTACTGTTAAAAGTTAAAAGCACATTAGATTATTCTTGCAGAACATTACAAAAGAAACACAACATATAGCATAATACTTGATGTAACTTTTGCCTCACTATCTTCTTCTGATAGAAGAGGGATTTTCACCAGCAAGTCTCCTGATCAACCCACAAATACGATGATACCAAGAATTTATGTATTTCTTACACTCACCTGGCTAAAGATCGCTTCCTTGTCTCTTTTGCTCGTACCTTCTTCATAAGGTCTTCTAATTTGCCAGATTCCTCAAACTGGACTCCTGAGTCCTCATCTTCTGCTGAATTAATGATGTCTCTATAGAATAAGGAGATATCAAATCCCCCAGGCTTCTTCAGGTGCATTAAATCAAGATAAATACCTGGAGACAAAGCAGAATTGGAGGGAAATAGATGATAATTTTCTGTTATCACATCTGTGTATCTTCTAATGTTCAGACTTGAGTGCCATTGCAGGTATGGCCAAATCGCATTATCCATACACAAAGACTAGGGCAACATAAACAACCACTCTGACACTGGATATCTTTCAGTTAATTATTATCTTTCTGTCTAGTCAACCTAACTAGGATTGTTGTAAAAGAGtgtaaaataaatatgcatgtcACTCTGACTCTTTGCAGGAAAGGTAGAGTATAAATGCAGTAAGGAAGTGAACCTGGCCCAAGGTTATTCGTAACAAATTATCCTGGACTAGGTAGGAACTGTTTATGCAAATATGGGATTAAGaaagttgtttgtttttctgaaagaaaacaaatgtataattaaaaagaatacagtactaccttgtattattatattttaaagcgACAGACTGACCTGTTTCTCGAAGATCTGTAGCTTTAGTCCTAGCAAATTTGGCTTTTGCGCTATCTTGACCATGAGGGTTATCTTCATTAGTAAACAGCATGATCCTCTTGTGGCTCATCTTGAGGCGGACATCGCTGAAGAGATTGGAGCAAATCCAGAGGGCTTCACCTAATGAGTAGTCAGCACTATGGCCAAATGACTTGCGGAACAGAGCTTGCCCTTCCTTTCCCTTGTATTTGGCCAGCTCTAATACTCGTTTTGCCCCTAATGGTAAAAAGACAAGAGAAGACTGATTATCATTTCCTGttcttccaaaaacaaaaaaaaaaaaaaaaaaaacccagatggaAGAGCACTTCTTTCCCAAGCTACAGTACAACAGGCCAACATCTGTAAATCTTCCAACAGTTTGCCCATTGTTTGTTGTCCAATTCATGTAAACAATGGTCTTCTAACTTGCCTGATTCATCAAGTAGGACTCCTAAATTTTCATCTTCTGTCCCTGTAGACATGACAGCAATTTTTGTGTCTGTCAATAACTAccatcttttcttctttgttaaaTACATCTGACTTGAATTTCAAAAAGTATGAAATTAAAAGTTTTGCTCAGCAATTATTGTAGCCATCAACAATgagaaaaaataaattacaatggtaccttgacttacgaacgtcctgacatacaaccatttcgagttacgaccagctccagctgcaaaattttgcttcaacttgcagctggagctttgagtCACAAccaaaaaaggcggggaattcaaattgcagagttacaaccaaaaaaggcagggaattcaaattgctaaccattagtaggcgaagaggctgcttctttgtacagtggtgcctcgctagacgatgataatccgttccactgaaatcgctgtttagcgaaatcattgtctagcagaaagcatttccccattggaatgcattgaaacctgtttaatgtgtcccaatggggaagaattgtcgttgtctagtgaagatcggccataggaaagccactttgcgaaccactgatcaactgtttaaatcatcttgcgaagcttaggtcccaaaaacacctgttttgcgagcgcggagggagctgtcaaaatcgtcgtctagcgaaaatcagtttgcaaagcagggaccaaacattgtccagcgaaattcctccataggaatcactgttttgcgaatcactatagcaatcgcaaaaagtcaatgtctagcgaaaaacggtcatgtggggtaactgtctagcgaggcactactgtagctctttcgctgcagtggttagagtgtgtgctatcagaggaggctttggactgctctgtaaggtgctgctttctactttttaaaaactgttctgggtgggttttccagcgtggttttgggctgggtggtggcaTTATCTTTCTATGCTGTgatgcagggtttgtttgcttttggagctttttcccccatttccgatgggtcttacggggtttgtttgctttttgctttgctttttttgcatttctaaagGGTCTTGcgcggtttgtttgctttctgctttgctttttccccatttctgatggctcttgcatggtttgtttactttctcctttgctttttcccaatttccgatgggtcttgcacggtttgctttctgctttgcttttcttgcatttctgatggctcttgcacagtttgtttgttttctgctttgctttcccccccccacacacttccaatgggtcttgtatggtttgctttctgctttgctttttttgcatttctgatgggtcttgcagtttgtttgggttctgctttgctttctttgaatttccgaagggtcttgcacagtttgtttgcttccccccccttcagctggaacagattaatcacgtttctgatgggtcttgcacggtttgtttgctttttgctttgctttttttgcatttccaaagagtcttgcatggtttgtttgcttttcttcccccccctccttggccagaacagattaagcacatgtggcctttgatactgtggACCACAGTATCTTTCTGAGATTGCTATTGAGTTTATGACTTGGGAGCTCCATTTTTCAATTGTTCAAGTCCTACCTCAAGGGCTAATCCCAGAGGGTAGAGTTTGGGGGATGATGTTCACCCTTGGGACCTCCATTATGGGGTCTCCCCAGGGTTTCTCCATTTcctcaatgctttttaatatttatatgaaacCACTGAAAGAAGTCATATAGAGCTCATAGAGTCATATGGTGTTTGTAGTcatcaatacagtggaccctcgacttacagatggctcgatttacagactttttgagttacagacttctctggccacaattTAAAATTGTACAGAATATAAAACAGACTCTCAAGTTATACAGCTGTTCAAAATGTTGTGTCTGACTTCATAAATACTTCGGTAACAAATCTATTTCATAGCATTCTTGCTTTACCTGGATTGTCCAAATCTTGAAGAACATAGATGTGCTTAAAATCCACTGAATTTTTGTGTTGTTCAGTTCCATAAAAAACCACGCCAACAAGATCTCTATCATGGCTGATTATCTTGTTTGTGTAGACATTCTGAATGCACTAGTAAGGAAAGACAAATCAGTAAGGACAAAGAAGGGAACGGCCAATTAAAGAACAGCTCTTCCACAtctttttaaaacagtggttcccaactttgagtcatccaggtgttcttagactgcaagtgctagaagccttcatcaccagttgtgctggtcaggctgggagttgcagtccaagaatacctgggttatccaaggttgggaaccactgcttttaaaattgtattaaaaaTATCTAGAAATACCTGAGAGTTTATGTGGGGAAAGTGATGACCCCCAAAGCCAGTTCTGTTACCTCCTCATGCTActcacaaaataataataataatccaccaATAGTTATTTTCTACTCCTAGAAACCTCCACATACAGCAGTTTTGCATGACAATAAAGCAcaagacatacatacatattttcccCCTAAACCACAAAAAGTAAAACTCGGTGTGGACATCCAACCAACCCTTATTTTTTTTATAGATACAGACTTTCAATCTGGTACAGCCTCTGTGAACCCTGGGGGCAGAAAAATGGCCCTGAAACCCCAAAACATGGCCAACCCAGCTCTGCCACAGCACTTAAAACATATTACCCTAGCTTtgagcaggctggatagctcagaggcttagctatctggctgtggagccagaggttgggagttcaattccccactgtgcctgcctgtagagccaggctgtgtggccatTGGCAAACTACatagtcccaggacacccccagaagaagagaatgacacacacttctgagtattttctacatgtaaaactttgaaaacagtcaacataagtcagaattgacttgatggtacatgattgttattattacCCTAGCTTTACAGAAGAACAGAGGAAACTCCACAAAAAGTGCATCAAAGTACACTACCATGAATATTATGAAACTGACAAATACACATTCATGTTACATGAAATGCAGCACAGAACATATACAAACAAAATGATGAAATACACAAAATAGTCAAAAGTTAAATAAAGATCAGCTAGCATAACCCTCTTCCCCTCCAACTattatttttaagcagaggttcaGAAAGTCAGCTGACAGAAACTTTGCCTCTATGATTTTAAAACTAACTATTTCAATCTCATCAATATGCTTTAAATACATTAGATTGCAATCCCGTCTATACTTACACTAAAATGAGCTGCACTGGATATAAAATACCTCACTTTTGAACTCAGaatgttcacattttttaaaaaaaaacatgtttcttaAGCTCATGCCAGTCACCCCAGAATTTAAGCATCAATAATACAATGTAAACATGTCTATTTCTAAGTTGTAAAAACATGCTTCTGCCTCCTGAGGAGTCATACTCAGGTTTAGTATAAGCAAAGATAAGTACACATTTCAACTACAGTACGTGGGAAATATACAGTCTTGGTTTAAACACTCCCatggataaaaatgaaattatttccaAATGCTCTACCATCAGAGTTATTCTTTAATTTAAATAGGGAGAAGTAACTTAGGAGGGTTCAAGGTGAATTTTCCACTCCCAAAAACCAACCAGGAGCCACACCACACTAAAAAATGAAgagaattaagaaaaaaaaatcagaatcaaaTGTTACTGGAAGcccattttcatttcctttttgtgAGTTTGAGGGGAAGGGTTGGTGGAACCCTCTGCCTTGTTCAGGGTCCCAAG is part of the Pogona vitticeps strain Pit_001003342236 chromosome 5, PviZW2.1, whole genome shotgun sequence genome and encodes:
- the XRCC6 gene encoding X-ray repair cross-complementing protein 6 isoform X2; the protein is MSDWVSYYKNEDDQEEEEQNEEVETIGEYKYSGRDTLVFLVDASRAMFDCYDNSDLSPFDMTIRCIQNVYTNKIISHDRDLVGVVFYGTEQHKNSVDFKHIYVLQDLDNPGAKRVLELAKYKGKEGQALFRKSFGHSADYSLGEALWICSNLFSDVRLKMSHKRIMLFTNEDNPHGQDSAKAKFARTKATDLRETGIYLDLMHLKKPGGFDISLFYRDIINSAEDEDSGVQFEESGKLEDLMKKVRAKETRKRSLARLNFYLGKDVAFTVGIFNLVQRAFKQPPVKLYRETNEPVKTKTRTFNRETGSLLLPSDTKRAQVYGNRQIVLEKEETEEVKRFDSPGLYLIGFKPLVMLKRHHHIRPAQFIYPDESLINGSTTLFSALLTKCLEKGVMAICKYIPRQNTPPRFVALVPQEEELDEQNVQIAPAGFHLIFLPYADDKRKIDVTEKVPANQEQVEKMKEIVQKLRFKYRSESFENPVLQQHYMNLEALALDLMEPEKVEDLTVPKTEVMEHRLGNLVEEFKQLVYPPGYDPDGRVTKRKQGDVTEPEKKAKIEISEEDLRNHVRKGTLGKLTVPVLKDVCRIYKLSAGGKKQELLDVVTEYFSKH
- the XRCC6 gene encoding X-ray repair cross-complementing protein 6 isoform X1, translated to MSDWVSYYKNEDDQEEEEQNEEVETIGEYKYSGRDTLVFLVDASRAMFDCYDNSDLSPFDMTIRCIQNVYTNKIISHDRDLVGVVFYGTEQHKNSVDFKHIYVLQDLDNPGAKRVLELAKYKGKEGQALFRKSFGHSADYSLGEALWICSNLFSDVRLKMSHKRIMLFTNEDNPHGQDSAKAKFARTKATDLRETGIYLDLMHLKKPGGFDISLFYRDIINSAEDEDSGVQFEESGKLEDLMKKVRAKETRKRSLARLNFYLGKDVAFTVGIFNLVQRAFKQPPVKLYRETNEPVKTKTRTFNRETGSLLLPSDTKRAQVYGNRQIVLEKEETEEVKRFDSPGLYLIGFKPLVMLKRHHHIRPAQFIYPDESLINGSTTLFSALLTKCLEKGVMAICKYIPRQNTPPRFVALVPQEEELDEQNVQIAPAGFHLIFLPYADDKRKIDVTEKVPANQEQVEKMKEIVQKLRFKYRSESFENPVLQQHYMNLEALALDLMEPEKVEDLTVPKTEVMEHRLGNLVEEFKQLVYPPGYDPDGRVTKRKQAGDVTEPEKKAKIEISEEDLRNHVRKGTLGKLTVPVLKDVCRIYKLSAGGKKQELLDVVTEYFSKH